One Microlunatus soli genomic window carries:
- a CDS encoding sulfotransferase family protein, whose protein sequence is MVPAVATLPLRVGIRGRTIDRTSRKGTTIARLSEVAEPPTSGHTRERVPDFALIGAMKAGAAALHRQLRSHPDVFMPELTEPNFFVTEKNWTRGFDWYRSLFAGAPEGALLGEASTNYSKGAIFGGVPERLHSYVPDLKIIYLLRDPIQRIRSHYDHAAERGREKRSPESAITRRSTYLRTSLYGAELQRYLEWFPSEQILVLLTEDLRDDPEPLLVRVQEFLDLPRYSFPAKDSSPPRGDRTARDGDPPRVWDRLLKKPVEADALTIPAPALDRIRGDLAADRELLQRLVGIDLTGWQSLERC, encoded by the coding sequence CTGGTCCCGGCTGTCGCAACGCTTCCTCTCCGAGTTGGAATCCGTGGTCGGACGATCGACCGCACGAGTCGAAAGGGCACAACCATCGCACGCCTGAGCGAAGTCGCAGAGCCGCCGACGTCCGGCCACACCAGAGAGCGGGTTCCGGACTTCGCCCTGATCGGGGCGATGAAGGCCGGAGCGGCGGCACTGCATCGGCAGCTGCGCAGCCACCCCGACGTCTTCATGCCCGAACTGACCGAGCCGAACTTCTTCGTGACCGAGAAGAACTGGACCCGGGGTTTCGACTGGTATCGGTCGCTGTTCGCCGGAGCTCCGGAAGGGGCACTGCTCGGCGAGGCCTCAACCAACTACTCCAAGGGCGCCATCTTCGGCGGAGTGCCCGAGCGACTGCACAGCTACGTCCCCGATCTCAAGATCATCTACCTGCTGCGCGATCCCATCCAACGCATCCGCAGCCACTACGATCACGCAGCGGAGCGCGGTCGGGAGAAGCGATCGCCGGAATCGGCCATCACTCGTAGGTCGACCTACCTGCGGACCTCGTTGTACGGCGCGGAGCTGCAGCGCTATCTGGAGTGGTTCCCGTCCGAACAGATTCTGGTGCTGCTGACCGAGGACCTGCGCGACGATCCGGAGCCCCTGCTGGTGAGGGTCCAGGAGTTCCTCGACCTGCCGCGATATTCCTTCCCAGCCAAGGATTCCTCACCTCCCCGAGGTGATAGGACCGCACGGGACGGGGACCCGCCGCGGGTCTGGGACAGGCTGCTCAAGAAGCCCGTCGAAGCGGACGCGCTGACCATTCCGGCACCGGCACTGGACCGGATCCGGGGCGACCTGGCCGCGGACCGGGAGCTGCTGCAGCGCCTGGTCGGCATCGATCTGACCGGTTGGCAGTCCCTTGAACGCTGCTGA
- the glf gene encoding UDP-galactopyranose mutase codes for MDLLVVGSGFFGLTIAERAAHAGRRVTVIDRRSHLGGNAYSEPDPETGIEVHRYGAHLFHTSNPQVWEYVNRFTAFTDYVHRVYTTHRGVVYPLPISLGTINQFFSAAHSPGEAAALIAEQAAEFDPKQARNLEERGIGLIGRPLYEAFIRDYTAKQWQTDPRELPAEVISRLPVRYSYDNRYFTDTWEGLPVDGYTAWLERMADHPNIDVRLKADFFDDAQPLNKAAVAGRVPVVYTGPVDRYFDYSEGALGWRTLDFEAEVVEVADFQGTAVMNYADLAVPYTRIHEFKHFHPERADRYPTDRTVIMREYSRFADTGPATDDEPYYPVNTPVDRERLLAYRKLAAAEPNVYFGGRLGTYQYLDMHMAIASALSMWSTRLAA; via the coding sequence GTGGATCTACTTGTCGTCGGCTCTGGTTTCTTCGGATTGACGATCGCGGAGCGCGCCGCGCACGCGGGACGCAGGGTGACCGTGATCGATCGGCGTTCGCATCTGGGTGGCAACGCCTACAGCGAGCCCGATCCCGAGACGGGCATCGAGGTACACCGCTACGGCGCGCATCTGTTCCACACGTCCAACCCGCAGGTGTGGGAGTACGTCAACCGGTTCACCGCATTCACCGACTACGTGCACCGGGTGTACACCACCCATCGCGGCGTGGTGTATCCGCTGCCGATCTCGCTCGGCACCATCAACCAGTTCTTCTCCGCCGCACACTCTCCCGGCGAGGCGGCCGCACTGATCGCCGAACAGGCTGCGGAGTTCGACCCGAAGCAGGCACGCAATCTCGAGGAACGCGGCATCGGCCTGATCGGACGCCCGCTGTACGAGGCGTTCATCCGCGACTACACCGCGAAGCAGTGGCAGACCGATCCGCGGGAACTGCCCGCCGAGGTGATCAGCCGGCTGCCGGTGCGCTACAGCTACGACAACCGCTACTTCACCGACACCTGGGAAGGGCTGCCGGTCGACGGTTACACCGCCTGGCTGGAGCGGATGGCCGACCACCCGAACATCGACGTACGGCTGAAGGCCGACTTCTTCGACGACGCACAGCCGTTGAACAAGGCAGCTGTCGCCGGACGGGTTCCGGTCGTCTACACCGGTCCCGTCGACCGGTACTTCGATTACTCGGAAGGGGCGCTCGGCTGGCGGACGCTGGACTTCGAGGCCGAGGTCGTCGAGGTCGCCGACTTCCAGGGCACCGCGGTGATGAACTATGCCGATCTCGCCGTGCCGTACACCCGGATCCACGAGTTCAAGCACTTCCATCCGGAGCGTGCCGACCGCTACCCGACGGATCGGACGGTGATCATGAGGGAGTACTCGCGCTTCGCCGACACCGGTCCGGCAACCGATGACGAGCCGTACTACCCGGTGAACACTCCGGTCGATCGGGAACGCCTGCTCGCCTATCGCAAGCTCGCGGCGGCCGAACCGAATGTCTACTTCGGCGGCCGTCTGGGCACCTATCAGTATCTGGACATGCACATGGCGATCGCGTCGGCGCTGTCGATGTGGTCGACCCGACTCGCCGCGTGA
- a CDS encoding glycosyltransferase family protein yields MPEQSKSGASTAVSARASDAWITALSNLVAVRSPLSGPLAERLAGRAELTKTQRVRLERLRPWAGRITNPPPARDVPPGEISFGVLGYRAADYVAASRNIGDWVQTLAMMSHLVRRPDVRLTGQADLAKLFTGLQSSVPDDRRIDGPSSTVHLVEFNRDASSYDSLPSDTWAFVFGWYFKLPFGRHPEFPLNPRIIPIFLSFHVSRGDQLSDLAFDYLRAHAPIGCRDWFTVRLLRSRGIPAYFSGCVTTTVGSLFPPVAPDPSKPVAYVDVAAPADDDQTGDAVEVTNLINGLRDKPLAGSLTDAITRLNSYRNDYSRIVTSRLHTLLPSLACGLTVDWQPKDPDDRRFEGLAGPTAEPLGDMAARVSRIAKVALDAILAGKSKSDVYAVYRDEVAADLDATDKHLAADKKVAVSAAAGK; encoded by the coding sequence ATGCCCGAGCAGAGCAAGTCCGGAGCTTCGACAGCGGTCTCCGCGCGAGCCTCCGATGCGTGGATCACCGCGCTGTCCAATCTGGTCGCGGTACGGAGTCCGCTCAGTGGTCCGCTGGCCGAACGGCTGGCGGGGCGTGCCGAACTGACCAAGACCCAACGAGTCCGACTCGAACGGCTCCGCCCGTGGGCCGGGCGGATCACCAACCCGCCGCCCGCGCGGGACGTGCCGCCCGGGGAGATCAGCTTCGGCGTGCTCGGCTACCGCGCGGCGGACTATGTGGCCGCATCGAGAAATATCGGCGACTGGGTGCAGACGCTGGCGATGATGTCCCATCTCGTTCGCCGACCGGATGTCCGTCTGACCGGGCAGGCCGATCTTGCCAAGCTGTTCACCGGTCTGCAGTCCTCGGTTCCCGACGATCGTCGGATCGACGGCCCGTCGAGCACCGTTCATCTCGTCGAATTCAACCGGGATGCATCGTCCTACGACTCGTTGCCGTCGGACACCTGGGCGTTCGTCTTCGGGTGGTACTTCAAGCTGCCGTTCGGTCGGCATCCGGAGTTTCCGTTGAACCCGCGGATCATCCCGATCTTCCTGTCCTTTCATGTCAGCCGCGGTGATCAACTCTCTGATCTGGCCTTCGACTACCTGCGGGCGCACGCGCCGATCGGGTGCCGGGACTGGTTCACCGTTCGGTTGCTCCGTTCCCGGGGGATCCCCGCCTACTTCTCCGGCTGCGTCACCACCACCGTCGGCTCGCTGTTCCCGCCGGTCGCACCCGACCCGAGCAAGCCGGTCGCCTACGTCGACGTAGCTGCGCCGGCTGATGATGATCAAACCGGTGATGCGGTCGAGGTGACCAACCTGATCAACGGTCTGCGGGACAAGCCGCTGGCCGGGTCGCTCACCGACGCGATCACTCGACTCAACTCCTATCGCAACGACTACTCGCGGATCGTGACATCCCGGCTGCACACGTTGTTGCCGTCACTGGCCTGCGGTCTGACCGTCGATTGGCAGCCGAAGGATCCCGACGATCGGCGCTTCGAAGGGCTGGCGGGTCCGACCGCCGAGCCACTGGGTGACATGGCGGCCCGGGTCTCGCGGATCGCCAAGGTCGCGCTGGACGCGATCCTGGCAGGCAAGTCGAAGTCGGACGTGTACGCCGTCTACCGGGACGAGGTGGCCGCGGATCTCGACGCCACCGACAAGCACCTGGCTGCCGACAAGAAGGTCGCGGTGTCCGCCGCGGCCGGGAAGTGA
- a CDS encoding glycosyltransferase gives MGSAPLVSIVIPVFNDQDWLADALTSAQRQTMRQLEIICIDDASTDASLQIIEAFQQRDDRIRIIRQERNLSAFQARRVGILAATGRYVLFLDGDDELDRHAAAKAVAKAESSGADLVGFGVKVIGPNGGVVGGYQSRLMPAHGLLEGEAILAGLFPVGKPAQGQIWRYLFRTELLRNAYARVPDDLVLNRINDLPITFLAVAEAQRYVSIQDRLYSYHFRRGASGHLVEELSQFAFYAGGIDSVDSIGSAVHELARRTPDPEPLIDGYQTARLSIVGNVLSYLIKSVSSDLYEACLDLLLQKVSEREVVQAAAQYAPGALDFLARHGKRIELGQRPVHSVLLTTRSLTTGGVSGVLLAQARHLLDAGYQVTIVAHRDGSVLDGLPEGATFVQLGEGKLSARLAEWAEICRRSAVDVVIDHRVLYSREWPAFAQMARAMGAPTIGWVHNFAMRPVYDLKDLLSFITDHANTLATLVALSPLDVEFWKLRGVSHAAYLPNPPSPLLVESAATADAKPAPCGRRLELIWWGRLEQHTKQPRQLLAMATELRTLNVDFRLRIIGPDWADLTAAQLADEVGKRGLGEQVAVVGPLHGQALADAIDSADLFVGTSIIEGYPLALAEAQARGLPIVMYDLPWLAAARDNEGLVATPQGDAAELARQIAEIADDPDRYDKMSRASVDAAHRALALDFSTLYRQLVAGMLPAEYSPEPTLAGAQQLLDLMVFFVERNTGAVSDAQETPSAQSSGAAGQRETADRKGRTTGPAFDSPLVRSMLPFVRRVYRLAPGLKPAGRRLKLMLPAAVTRDKEARSDGT, from the coding sequence ATGGGATCGGCGCCGCTGGTCTCGATCGTGATCCCGGTCTTCAACGACCAGGACTGGCTGGCCGACGCCTTGACCAGCGCCCAGCGACAGACGATGCGGCAGCTGGAGATCATCTGTATCGACGACGCCTCGACCGACGCCAGCCTGCAGATCATCGAAGCCTTCCAGCAGCGTGACGATCGGATCCGGATCATCAGGCAGGAAAGAAATCTGTCGGCCTTCCAGGCTCGTCGGGTCGGGATCCTCGCCGCCACCGGCCGCTACGTACTGTTCCTGGACGGCGATGACGAACTGGACCGCCATGCGGCGGCGAAGGCGGTCGCCAAGGCCGAGTCATCGGGAGCCGATCTGGTCGGCTTCGGCGTCAAGGTGATCGGGCCGAATGGCGGCGTCGTCGGCGGCTACCAGTCCCGTTTGATGCCGGCACACGGGCTGCTGGAGGGCGAGGCCATCCTGGCCGGACTGTTCCCGGTCGGCAAACCGGCACAGGGGCAGATCTGGCGCTATCTGTTCCGCACCGAACTGCTCCGCAACGCCTACGCCCGGGTGCCCGACGACCTGGTCCTGAACCGCATCAACGACCTCCCGATCACGTTCCTGGCGGTTGCCGAGGCGCAGCGCTACGTGTCGATCCAGGACCGGCTGTACAGCTACCACTTCCGACGCGGCGCCAGCGGCCACCTGGTCGAAGAGCTGTCCCAGTTCGCGTTCTACGCCGGCGGGATCGATTCTGTCGACAGCATCGGATCGGCCGTTCACGAGCTGGCCCGCCGGACCCCTGATCCGGAGCCGTTGATCGACGGCTATCAGACGGCCCGGTTGTCGATCGTCGGCAACGTGCTCAGCTATTTGATCAAGAGCGTGAGCAGCGATCTGTACGAGGCCTGTCTGGATCTGCTGTTGCAGAAGGTCTCCGAACGAGAGGTCGTGCAGGCGGCTGCCCAGTACGCACCCGGTGCGCTGGATTTCCTTGCCCGGCACGGCAAACGGATCGAGCTGGGGCAGCGGCCGGTGCACAGCGTGCTGCTCACCACCCGATCACTGACCACCGGTGGTGTCTCCGGCGTCCTGCTGGCGCAGGCCCGGCATCTGCTCGACGCCGGTTACCAGGTGACGATCGTTGCCCATCGGGACGGCAGCGTCCTCGACGGTCTGCCGGAGGGGGCGACGTTCGTCCAACTGGGCGAAGGCAAACTGTCGGCCCGGTTGGCGGAGTGGGCGGAGATCTGTCGTCGCTCTGCGGTCGATGTCGTCATCGATCATCGCGTCCTGTACAGCCGGGAGTGGCCGGCCTTCGCCCAGATGGCGCGGGCGATGGGAGCACCGACGATCGGCTGGGTGCACAACTTCGCGATGCGTCCGGTCTATGACCTGAAGGACCTGTTGTCCTTCATCACCGATCATGCCAACACGCTGGCAACGCTGGTCGCGTTGTCGCCACTCGATGTCGAGTTCTGGAAGCTGCGGGGGGTGTCGCACGCGGCCTACCTGCCGAATCCGCCGTCCCCGTTGCTGGTCGAGTCCGCGGCGACCGCGGACGCCAAGCCGGCGCCGTGCGGTCGTCGGCTGGAGCTGATCTGGTGGGGTCGGCTGGAACAGCACACGAAGCAACCGCGACAACTCCTCGCGATGGCCACCGAGCTGCGCACGCTGAACGTCGACTTCCGGCTCCGGATCATCGGCCCGGACTGGGCCGACCTGACCGCGGCCCAGTTGGCCGACGAGGTCGGCAAGCGGGGACTGGGTGAGCAGGTGGCGGTCGTCGGCCCGTTGCACGGTCAGGCACTGGCCGACGCGATCGACTCCGCAGACCTGTTCGTCGGGACCAGCATCATCGAGGGCTACCCACTGGCGCTGGCCGAAGCTCAGGCTCGCGGGCTGCCGATCGTGATGTACGACCTGCCCTGGCTGGCTGCGGCCAGGGACAACGAAGGGCTGGTCGCCACACCCCAGGGCGACGCCGCCGAGTTGGCCCGACAGATCGCCGAGATCGCCGATGATCCTGACCGCTACGACAAAATGTCCCGGGCATCGGTGGACGCCGCCCACCGTGCGCTGGCACTGGACTTTTCCACGCTGTACCGGCAGTTGGTTGCCGGAATGCTGCCGGCGGAGTACTCACCTGAACCGACACTGGCCGGCGCGCAGCAGCTGCTGGACCTGATGGTCTTCTTCGTGGAACGCAACACCGGTGCGGTCTCGGATGCGCAGGAAACGCCGTCGGCACAGTCCTCCGGCGCGGCGGGTCAGCGAGAGACGGCGGACAGGAAGGGACGGACGACGGGCCCGGCCTTCGACTCCCCGCTGGTCCGATCGATGCTGCCGTTCGTACGTCGGGTCTACCGGCTCGCTCCCGGACTGAAACCTGCTGGCCGACGGTTGAAGCTGATGTTGCCCGCCGCGGTGACTCGGGACAAGGAGGCTCGATCGGACGGCACCTGA
- a CDS encoding glycosyltransferase: protein MTTSGGAVPCQRWHSNDFLTRIARAEAVDDDASGSEPTTTADEGCDIGSTVVPELSFDAPSLLSVSADPDLHERLTLRRSRTLSTPHLINFAARNLSVWALDVLVGRLTGDRQDWDGLRAALLQFDRRPSGYEPTLDQIELADLYALAGLLHERAFDPPAERGALRYVADRMIGGGELPGSTGEAVVVSLLIAGLVEQAAALLPRLDEETWLWHAIAAELEHPRFGGSFDAMLGRLNAAYQRFGLERITLGGSEDTPFDRLDAVPLSRLRTGPLVTMIISCDRPGTELRTAVRSVVGQTYQNWELIVIDDGSPQQHGPILDEVAALDPRIRVIRNEVRAGGSVRRNEAIRLARGEFVAIQHSCDWSHPRRIEMQVRDLLGTPARWANVVHGATAGDDFSLFTAHGAGPTPAESSLLFRREPVIEAVGWFDDAHPGSDDEFRRRLETATRSPLRAVAAEIPLQFLRARSDQEPSGSVDNRIWIDPELMAYRSSAHRFHERIRTGRSDPRLGFDQDRRSIVAPPRLLGIEPAAHQVDLLVVVDGHYPSWRRAFVDAVADELRTAISAGLRVALLHSESVSGVQNIGPLAKRLQAMIDSGQLLQVFEADRVEASVVVVRHAGAAQGHHARRRPVTSSRVVIVEDRLGGDVRGETIARGDVLDIVTAWFGIEPSWTVARPIPPRPTVTSVVVEADTVTVRLEGSDLPKISAVRIGNGNASLELEAWLGEDDGGDYLTGTGSLAPLPDGEIWLTVERRTGDESSTLQACPVSARSVLTGPGERLLVSGENGGLRMLPAADPDGLGGAEFYRRHLAAEVSQARAFRDLFEVTVSGAGVAGLTALFALRNVNGRIRRREFIIDHATEQEVRARHSLTKIENVRWRIYGNFQTPQGPVEVPIDVTDRTVALGGDRHRVRKLTDTGVLHVVPQPIDAPPAPAPELSVIMPVYNVGPYLDTAIRSVLTQEFEDLELIIIDDASSDNSRQIIAMHRELDPRIRVIELDHNTLGGAGIPSNIGIRAARGNYIAFVDSDDWVSRTGINRLLTLARQHDAELVIGDFRLFDDGDRQVTAPLDNAAWLDIPDEEVINAANHPSLLRLSPVPWRKLYRRDFVTAHQVRFPEGDFFYEDNALHWLVLSRAQRVVASSEVIAYHRMGREGQTMAADTYKLAAIASHANTIGNSLIESSTLADNTDLAAGPDDREALFDAFIEYLRRQNWTVRRQTQPAAAALLQRRFATVYQKAITAAPSAPVRPEVRRHFEAFGEAYPDIDLTIVIPVFNCADYLGETLDSVLQLHGVSYNVLLVDDGSTDASLGIMRDYEDTHQHVHVFSQKNRGAGRARNSVIPLITGRYSYFVDADDVVDAGALARAVRLADVDDVDLLFAKYRLDYVDEDRSRGMFDADVQIWRQLPEATGNTARRRLLAGLINYPWNRLIRTSLLHDANIFFGPTVVHNDMLFHWHSILSAKNLGFIDAEVCAHRKFSTRAQVTNIVDERRMAVVEALRGTHQRISGLANYPDIREEWQRFALDLLDWAKDRIPADLQDSYEKRGSEFVETLFETVDEAPPDAEVPALSAPADDGKPSKSSILI, encoded by the coding sequence ATGACGACGTCGGGCGGAGCTGTGCCGTGTCAGCGCTGGCATTCGAACGATTTCCTCACCCGGATCGCGCGGGCTGAGGCGGTCGACGACGATGCTTCTGGATCGGAGCCGACAACAACGGCTGACGAGGGCTGCGACATCGGTTCCACGGTCGTACCGGAGCTGTCCTTCGACGCACCGTCACTGCTGTCGGTCTCGGCCGACCCGGACCTGCATGAGCGACTGACCCTGCGGCGTTCCCGGACCCTGTCGACACCGCACTTGATCAACTTCGCGGCCCGGAACCTCTCGGTCTGGGCGTTGGACGTCCTGGTCGGTCGGCTCACCGGCGACCGTCAGGACTGGGACGGACTGCGGGCGGCGCTGCTGCAGTTCGACCGCCGGCCGAGTGGCTACGAACCGACACTTGATCAGATCGAGTTGGCCGATCTCTACGCCTTGGCCGGTCTGCTGCACGAGCGGGCGTTCGACCCGCCGGCGGAGCGTGGTGCGCTGCGTTACGTCGCCGACCGGATGATCGGTGGCGGCGAACTGCCCGGCAGCACCGGGGAGGCTGTCGTCGTCAGCCTGCTGATCGCCGGGCTGGTGGAGCAGGCCGCCGCGCTGTTGCCGCGGCTGGACGAGGAGACCTGGCTGTGGCACGCCATCGCCGCGGAGTTGGAACATCCGCGGTTCGGTGGCTCCTTCGACGCAATGCTCGGGCGACTGAACGCCGCCTACCAGCGGTTCGGGCTCGAGCGGATCACCCTCGGGGGATCGGAGGACACGCCCTTCGACCGCCTCGACGCGGTGCCGCTCAGCCGGCTCCGCACCGGACCGCTGGTGACCATGATCATCAGCTGTGACCGGCCCGGGACCGAGCTGAGGACCGCGGTGCGATCGGTCGTCGGGCAGACCTATCAGAACTGGGAGTTGATCGTCATCGACGACGGCTCGCCGCAGCAGCACGGGCCGATCCTGGACGAGGTCGCTGCCCTCGACCCGCGGATCCGGGTCATCCGCAACGAGGTCCGGGCCGGGGGTTCCGTCCGCCGCAACGAGGCGATCCGGCTGGCCCGCGGCGAGTTCGTGGCCATCCAACACTCCTGCGACTGGTCCCATCCGCGCCGCATCGAGATGCAGGTCCGCGACCTGCTCGGGACACCTGCGCGGTGGGCCAACGTCGTCCACGGTGCGACAGCCGGCGACGACTTCTCACTGTTCACAGCGCACGGGGCGGGGCCGACACCGGCCGAGTCGTCGCTGCTGTTCCGCCGTGAACCGGTGATCGAAGCCGTCGGCTGGTTCGACGACGCACATCCGGGTTCCGACGACGAGTTCCGTCGGCGACTGGAGACCGCGACCCGCAGCCCGCTGCGTGCCGTCGCCGCCGAGATCCCGCTGCAGTTCCTCCGGGCCCGGTCGGATCAGGAACCGTCCGGGTCGGTGGACAACAGGATCTGGATCGACCCCGAGCTGATGGCGTACCGCAGTTCGGCCCATCGTTTCCACGAACGGATCCGAACCGGCCGATCCGATCCGCGGCTCGGATTCGACCAGGACCGGCGCAGTATCGTCGCGCCACCGCGGCTGCTCGGCATCGAGCCGGCCGCCCATCAGGTGGATCTGCTGGTGGTCGTCGATGGTCATTACCCGTCGTGGCGACGGGCCTTCGTCGACGCCGTCGCCGATGAGCTGCGGACCGCGATCTCGGCCGGCCTTCGGGTCGCGCTGCTGCACTCCGAGTCGGTCAGTGGTGTGCAGAACATCGGCCCGCTCGCCAAGCGGCTGCAAGCGATGATCGACTCCGGACAGCTGCTCCAGGTCTTCGAGGCCGACCGGGTCGAGGCGTCTGTGGTCGTGGTGCGGCATGCCGGTGCCGCCCAGGGCCACCACGCCCGGCGTCGGCCGGTCACCAGCTCGCGGGTGGTGATCGTCGAGGACCGGCTCGGCGGCGACGTGCGCGGCGAGACGATCGCCCGAGGCGATGTCCTCGACATCGTGACGGCCTGGTTCGGCATCGAGCCGAGCTGGACCGTGGCCCGGCCCATTCCGCCGCGGCCGACGGTCACCTCGGTGGTGGTCGAGGCGGACACGGTCACCGTCCGGCTTGAGGGCTCGGACCTGCCGAAGATCTCGGCAGTCCGGATCGGCAACGGCAACGCATCGCTCGAGCTCGAGGCCTGGCTCGGGGAGGACGACGGCGGCGACTATCTGACCGGAACCGGGAGTCTGGCACCACTGCCGGACGGCGAGATCTGGCTCACCGTGGAACGGCGGACCGGAGACGAATCGTCGACACTGCAGGCCTGCCCGGTCTCGGCACGGTCGGTGCTGACCGGGCCGGGGGAGCGGCTACTGGTCAGCGGGGAGAACGGCGGCCTTCGGATGCTGCCTGCGGCTGATCCGGACGGACTCGGTGGCGCCGAGTTCTACCGCCGGCATCTGGCCGCAGAGGTGTCCCAGGCGAGAGCCTTCCGGGACCTGTTCGAGGTCACGGTCAGCGGTGCCGGCGTCGCCGGACTGACCGCCCTGTTCGCGTTGCGCAATGTCAACGGCCGGATCCGGCGACGCGAGTTCATCATCGACCATGCGACCGAGCAGGAGGTCCGTGCCCGGCATTCGCTGACCAAGATCGAAAACGTCCGGTGGCGGATCTACGGCAACTTCCAGACCCCACAGGGGCCGGTCGAGGTCCCGATCGATGTCACCGACCGCACCGTGGCGCTCGGCGGCGACCGACACCGGGTACGGAAACTGACCGACACAGGAGTCCTGCACGTCGTACCGCAGCCGATCGACGCGCCGCCGGCGCCGGCCCCCGAACTCTCGGTGATCATGCCGGTCTACAACGTCGGTCCGTATCTCGATACCGCGATCAGATCCGTTCTGACACAGGAGTTCGAGGATCTCGAACTGATCATCATCGATGACGCGTCGTCGGACAACAGCCGCCAGATCATCGCGATGCATCGTGAACTCGATCCACGGATCCGGGTGATCGAGCTCGATCACAACACCCTGGGCGGCGCCGGCATCCCGAGCAACATCGGCATCCGCGCCGCGCGAGGGAACTACATCGCGTTCGTCGACAGCGACGACTGGGTCAGCCGGACCGGCATCAATCGTCTGCTGACGCTGGCCCGGCAGCATGACGCCGAACTCGTCATCGGGGATTTCCGGCTCTTCGACGACGGGGACCGGCAGGTGACGGCGCCACTGGACAACGCGGCCTGGCTGGACATCCCCGACGAGGAGGTGATCAACGCCGCCAACCATCCGTCGCTGCTGCGACTGTCACCGGTCCCGTGGCGCAAGCTGTACCGGCGCGACTTCGTCACCGCGCACCAGGTCCGTTTCCCCGAAGGGGACTTCTTCTACGAGGACAACGCGCTGCACTGGCTGGTGCTGTCGCGAGCTCAGCGGGTCGTGGCGTCGAGCGAGGTCATCGCCTACCACCGGATGGGTCGGGAGGGCCAGACGATGGCCGCGGACACCTATAAGCTCGCCGCGATCGCCAGCCATGCGAACACCATCGGGAATTCCTTGATCGAAAGCTCCACCCTCGCCGACAACACCGACCTGGCCGCGGGCCCTGACGATCGGGAGGCGTTGTTCGACGCGTTCATCGAATACCTGCGGCGGCAGAACTGGACGGTACGGCGACAGACCCAGCCGGCGGCTGCGGCACTGCTCCAGCGGCGGTTCGCCACGGTCTATCAGAAGGCGATCACGGCCGCACCGTCGGCGCCGGTCCGGCCCGAGGTCCGACGCCACTTCGAGGCGTTCGGGGAGGCCTATCCCGACATCGATCTGACCATCGTGATCCCGGTCTTCAACTGTGCCGACTACCTCGGCGAGACGCTGGACTCGGTGCTGCAGCTTCACGGCGTGAGCTACAACGTGCTGCTCGTCGACGACGGCTCGACCGATGCGTCGTTGGGGATCATGCGGGACTACGAGGACACGCATCAGCACGTCCACGTGTTCTCCCAGAAGAACCGTGGGGCAGGACGGGCGCGGAATTCGGTGATCCCGTTGATCACCGGACGGTACAGCTACTTCGTCGATGCCGATGACGTCGTCGATGCCGGAGCACTGGCCCGGGCGGTGAGGCTGGCCGACGTCGACGACGTCGACCTGCTGTTCGCGAAGTACCGGCTGGACTACGTCGACGAGGATCGCTCCCGCGGGATGTTCGATGCCGACGTGCAGATCTGGCGGCAGCTTCCCGAGGCCACCGGCAACACCGCCCGACGGCGACTGCTTGCCGGCTTGATCAACTATCCGTGGAACCGGCTGATCCGCACCTCCTTGCTGCATGACGCCAACATCTTCTTCGGGCCGACGGTCGTGCACAACGACATGCTCTTCCACTGGCACAGCATCCTGAGTGCGAAGAACCTGGGCTTCATCGACGCCGAGGTGTGCGCCCATCGCAAGTTCAGCACCCGGGCACAGGTCACCAACATCGTCGACGAGCGCCGGATGGCTGTCGTCGAGGCGTTGCGGGGTACACACCAGCGCATCTCCGGCCTTGCGAACTACCCCGACATCCGTGAGGAATGGCAGCGGTTCGCGTTGGACCTGCTCGATTGGGCCAAGGACCGGATCCCGGCCGATCTCCAGGACAGCTATGAGAAGCGCGGCTCGGAGTTCGTGGAAACGCTCTTCGAAACCGTCGACGAGGCGCCGCCCGATGCCGAGGTGCCTGCCCTCTCAGCGCCCGCCGATGACGGCAAGCCGTCGAAGTCCTCGATCCTCATCTAA